The Tripterygium wilfordii isolate XIE 37 chromosome 23, ASM1340144v1, whole genome shotgun sequence genomic sequence ACTGGACTTTTTCTCCACTAAAAAGTATACGAGTCCTCAAAATTTGAAGGATCTTTCACCTTCTCCGAAAACACACAAAGCAACTAAAAACATGATATCTTAGAGGATTTCATTTGTTTTCCTCtgagaaaaagagaagagggAGAAAGCAACATACAACAGTTTCTCGTTGATATTTATATACACAGATCTAGCAATGGAACGAAAGAAGAAACCGAAGAAAgcgagaagaagaaggaaaagaaagagaagaattttTTGTGGGGAAGAAGTAGTAGTTATAATAAATTGGGTAAAAATACAATTAGTCTGAGTACTTAAATGTCTAAAAAAGATTAAAGGTACTAGTTGTCAAAAAATTACAGTTTTGAGTACAGACCTAGATTTTTCCCTTTCACTTATGGATCTAGCCCGTATATCCGAATGAAAACTCAGGCCCAATATGAATTATTGAGATTTGGGACCCGATAAAGGAattgggggtttttttttttttgactggtGAAATACAtattgctaaaaaaaataagGTATGAAtcataggggaaaaaaaaaaactaaaccctTTCAAACAGATAAGTGATCAGCCATGAAAGGTAAAACCCACTATCACCACATCCAAAACCCAGTTGGCCCGTTTGGCTCTCCGTTATCAGCAAAAATTTCCTGCCGCGTGAGCCTTGATCCTGACGCGTCATGTGCACAAGTCCATTTGGTAGTCGGTTTCGGTGGGGTCACACCACACCAAATGCAGGCCCAAACGAAAGCTTGTAAGAGCTGCTTTCAAGATGGAAGCAGTTCAGCCGAACTCGATTTTGGAAATAAATACGAGCAATTTATTATCCGCCTACCCTCGGAATTTGTATGTAATTCCAATTATGTTCTTGTCCAAAATTAAACCTAATTCGCGTATGTAGGAACCTGACCTCAAAGCTCTCAAGTTTGCGCCGCTCTCTCTTGCTCCCATCTGCTCGCCGCTTCTCTAGTCTTTCACAACAATTCCCGAAACCGGcgacaaagaaagttcacgtAGAAAGAAGTAGCCGAGACCGATCTTTATAGTTTTACCTGATTATAGCTGAATCTAGGACCAATCTTTCTGTAGGGCTGTCCTCCGGATTTCTAAAGGTGTTGGCAGATTTATTTTGGGAATAATATTTTGTTCTCTTTATGGAAGTTGAAGAGTGGAGGTCATTGAGCTCCAACGTATGCTTCTCTTGGCTTGTAGTCCAGATTGATTTCACATGTCTATCGTGTCTCTTTGGTGATGATTCTGATGAAGTATCATGTGAGATGGTTCCAGTTGATGACAAATAaccaaataattataaatttttgaataatattttaattcaccTCACCGTTTTGTACATGTCAATTGCCAAACACTAAACTAAACTGTATATCATCTCACctcaccataattttttttatgacaccAAACGCTTTTTTTCAACAGAACTCACCTCATAACACCACGCTTTTTTACCAACATCTCATCTCACAGCATCAAAATACAAAGCACTCCCAAACTGTAACAATATGACAACATGCCACGTTACTACCCTTTTACAAATGTTAGACATATAGATCCAggtacatttatttattttgtaatattatacaatcaaaatattttgtttcactttcttcaaattttgttgTTCTTTAATCTGTTCTATTTATATTTGTCATAGaatgtcaataaaaaaattagcaTTCTATGATGCAGGACTAGTGACATGATATTTACAAGGAAATCAACTAGTAGGATTTAAACGTCAAATTGTCATAATCGTGTGAAATTTGACCGGGTGACTTATTTCGAGGTGGTGATTAAGACTAGTGGCTATTCCACAAGTCCcaccctaatttttttttggtgacaaaTTCCACTTTTTAATGCCTCAAATGAGCCTTTTTATgttataatgttactgtttgaaaaaAACAGTACCATTATACCAATATTTGTCAAACAGTGTCACtaagagtaaaaaaaattaacattatATTTACATGCAATGACAAATttataatgttactattttaaaaaagtaaCATTAACAGCTATGAATGATTTGTTGTTACCTCTTTAAAGTCATGTGGCACACTTACCTACTCTTGACTTCCACTATTGTGAAAAAACTATAGAATGGTTGGAAGACATTGTAATAAGTCAAAGAGATAATAAAAGTGGTCACACTCATCATCTCTTGATTTCCAGTGTTGTGGAAAAACTATAATATGGTTGGAAGACATTGTAATAAGTCAAAGAGGCAATAAAAGTGGCTTAATGAAGTagtagttgaaaattgttttgtggaCTCATACAAGGAGAGTGTAACATGGATGAAAAAACTACACGTTTTTCTCCACTAAAAAAGTACACGAGTCCTAAAAAATATTAATGGGTAAAATATCCTTACCCAGTTAAAAATAGGAGTGACAAAAATTTGGTTTCGATCGAACAAAATTACTTatctatgaaatatttacatgtccagaCCCTAATTTGGATTGGATTGCGGActtacttaattgaccaaatccggattggtttaaatccagacaagtaaattgaaaaataatctaATTCGGGTTAGGATCCGGATAAGTAAACTATTATGTTTGGACCCGGACCTGAACCCaattttaaaccggacaaagattttgtgtttggatccagatttcagacatataatttatgtcaaaaCTTAATTTATTCCGGGTCGGACCGATTCAATCATGCGGACCGAACAGAGTTTTGGCACCCGTAGTTAAAAAGATTTTCCCAAacagatttgtttttgttttgacgTTCTTCAACTTTCTcagaaaagagagaaacttGAATCTAGTCATTAGCTtccattaattaaaattttagaatCTAAGACAGTCAGACCTTTCAAGGACGAAAGAGGAGGGATTGAGTACCGAAAATCATGAAATTTCTCCTGAGAATCACCCTCTGAGCTTGGGTAAGTATAGCCTTTCTTTCTGTGTGTTCGTTAGACTCTCGTAAGGAAATTGGgtcttttgtgtttgtttccACTTGCTTGTTTTAGACGCACTTCACGTTTTGTTGAAATTCAATACCATATCTGCTAGCCCTTGAGAATTCGGCATGCTCTTATGAGTAATCATTTTGTCAAGACTAGAACACTCATATCAGTCTACCATAACCATGGATGTCAAAATCTCGATTCGAATCGatgtaaaatcccaaaattgataagatctatcGATATTACCTTACGATCTTACCGATTTTAAGATCTTACTGATCATATCGATCTTAACCTTAATAGACTTATGGAGTCATGAGTTTATGGGTTGTGGTCTACGTACTAATAATGTGCTTATGTTTTtaatcctagtttttgttgaaaaattggttctaaTCTATTAACATGTTATAATTTTACACAATTATTGTGCTTGCTTTTCATAGTTCTCTAgaggtcttaaaaaattataattttgtgaaatattaacatgtctataaataaataataatcacatttttgaatctttttattacctataaacgatagtatattatatcatgttaattatttatttaaaaataagtaattatattattttacatttattttttaaattttataaaatttgacGATTTTATGATTCGATTTTGCATGCCTTCCACCGATTTTATATAAGATCCCGATTTTTACAACCTTGATCATAACAATTAACAGGTACAAAATGAAGTAACTTTCAGCGAAATACAAACACACACAGTCACATGCCCAAGACACAGGACAACAACAAACTCTGGACTCCAAAGACCATAAGAAACATAAGCGTAGAGGTGGAACCCATCCAGCTGTCCACTGGACAACTGATCGGTAAACTTCCATACCTACTGATGCAAAAAAAAACACGCCAAACCCCAATCCGAGTCTCCTTGACAATAACAAGGGCTTAGAAGAATCTATAGTCTTGAAAACACATCTGTGTTCCAGCTGCTGTTTACCTGTTGAAGACTATTAGTATCCGAAGTAGCGAATGCAAGCAATTCTTTGTTACGTTCGAAAATGGCCATCTCTTCTTCACCTAGCGACACCAAGGCTTCAATTCCATCCCCATTCCTCGTATCTTGTATGAAAGCAATGTTAGGAAACAACAGTTTAAGAACGTTCACCCATATTGGCTTTCCCCACCCAAAATCCGCTTCATAAATTGGCATTCCACATAAAGTACTGCAGGGGAAATTGTGCACATTTTCCTCTCTGCCCGTCTCTTTGTTCTGTTCGCCCAGAGGATTTTGACCTTCTTTGATGCTAAATTCTTGCATTGGTTTCCTTAGTTGACAAAGTAGAGTTTTCAAGTTCACATCTCTTCCTTTCTCTATGTTTATCTTTGTAGCAACTGAGGCTAAAAGGTTGCCAACTGCGTAGTCTGACAAATGGGGTGAAAACCTTCTTCGTAAGTTCACCGCACGGTGGCAGAAAGATACGCTCGGATTTGAAGCCGATGCTGCTATTGCACACTTCCAAAGTAATGCTGTCACTGCTTCTGCCTTGGAAGGTCTTTGCACGCTTACACTAGCAGTTTTAACTCTAAGTGCATCAATGCTAGAACCATTGAAAACAAACCTCTTCATCATGCACTTGCCTCTAGGAAACTCTAAGGTTGGGAGTGAAGAATCCAGAGGAGGAAAAAGAGAAGGTCCAACAGAAAATTGTGGATGCATTACTTTGTCTTGTGCAGACTTGCGAGCCATGGAGGCCCAGCTGTTGACAAATGTGAAAAAAGAGACTCCATCAGCAACCCTGTGCGAAATGCATACTGCGATGGCCATGCCACCACATTTAAAGAAGTTGGCTTGAACAACTAGTAAACTCTCAGTGGCAGCTGCCTTAGACTCGATGTCGATAGGGAGTAGATTTTGTAGTTGTTTGCTGTCAGGTTGTTGAATAACGTCTGATAAAGCACAATTGAGCACTCGAGCTTTCACAAACTCAACACCCTCATCATTACATTCAATGGAGATGCGATCTCTCAATCTTCCTGCGAATGGGTAGTATAGGGTGAGAGTTTTCGACAGAGATGTCTTAAGACGCTCTGCAAGTTCATCAGCATCGTTGTCACCATTTGCAGGGTAGAAGTAAACCACAGGAGAGTATTCTACAATAAATTGTTGATCAAGAAAAGAAATCTTGGAAATCTTGAGGTGAGGGGGAGTGGGGGAGGATGGTTTGATTGTTTCTCTTGAAACAATCTCGACTTTCATTGGAGGAGCCATGTGAGTTGTGAACTTGCTGCCTTTACATGGTGAGatatagctatatatatatatatagaacggGTACCAGTCCATTACTGGCTTATGATAAGAAACAATAATTCAAGAGGAAGAGACAACAAATGaacaggagaaaaaaaaagaagattcctGGCTGAACAATAACCATGCATTACACGAAATATAGTGCTTGAGGTCACAACAACACGTGAGCTAGTGGCCCATGAACGTAAACAACCTCAATTGCCAAGCCACCAATACTGAATTTGTAAACGTCCAACTAACAATCGAATGCAACTGATCACCTTAATTGAAATGTGCAACAATTGGAAGTAAATGCAATGCATGCAACATAACTGACAATGACTTTAGCCAAGCCACGTATCAGTTTAGTGGTGAAGCGGCATTTTCCTTTACCCAACTTCTTGTGGTCTATGTCTTGGTCTCTTGGGGTGTTTGTCTTGGAAGGACGGCAATCTTTTTTTAAGGAAGATCACCTACTCCCTTCTGTTTTATTTAACTTTATGTTAAGGTATTTCAGAATCGAAACACAAACGAAatcaatcaaaaacaaaaacaaaaaccaaaacagaaactAAGCAAATTATTTGAACAAAAAGAAAGGGAATGGCTTGAGAATAAGTCAGCATTGTCTTGGTGAAGGATGCTTCATTCATCGATGCTTGATTAATATAAACAAATCTCTCTTATCTAAAAAACTTGTACTACTGGACAAATATGACTTTGAGGAACCAATCTCCCCTTGGCCTGCAGAGAGCTGTTAGTTGAACATTAAGTTGTCTTGTTAAAATTGATCCTTGTTTTAACTTTGTAGTTACCCTTTCGTCATTTGAATCACCATACTACAACCATGCTGACTTAGGGCCCGTTTGGATGAGCTTTTTTTGGAGCATTTTTATTAGTTGCTAATATGAATGCTCCATGtcatccaaacaacaattttttggCACCTATTCCGAGGTATTTTCGTGGaacatttctactacttttAAAATGCTCCAACTTTGAacaatttcacaatttttttcctattttgtcCCAGGTCTATTATTGATATGTTATTGATATGTCAAATATACCCTTATTTAACCTAAGTTACAAACTCGACTCTCACCTTCAATTACCGTCTTGCAcatattgaataaataaataaattaaattaataaattaaattggtATAGCTACTGTCTTGCTCGTCCttctcatttaataaattaattaataaattaattaaatttaattaaattggTAATtgatttattacattatttgtatgtttggatatagCGTATACAACAAAAATGTATAATAGCTTTGCATGTAATTTttcacaatatgctacacaacacaaatgttaacagtaaaagttcaaccaaacacctacccagcattcaagcagcatatctgctactaaaattgttcaacatttctgctagcctatctgctactttgcaaatgctctaCTAAATTAGCCCTTAGTTGCCTGATATTTGGGTTGAGGAGTGGCTCTTGATCTGAACACCTAGGTTTACCGAGCCACTCCGGGATGATGTTCAATGTTGATGCCAGGATTGAGTTGTAAACGCTTTAAATTAGCTGCTAAATCATCACTTAGACGCCTGATTTTCACACAAATTCTTGAGTCCCAAGAATGTGTTCCATCTAAATGTTAGTATTTGATCAAAATAATTGTCCCAAGTTGAAGTCGCCTGttggaaaaggaaaattatATTGCTGTAGCTTTGGCGGCCAAATAGATTTGACTAAGAAAGACATGATCGACAGGGAACTTCAAAGCATTAATTGTGGTAGTTGTGTGGTGATGTCCATATGTGCAAGTGTACATCACTTGTTTATCCACATGCTATTTTTCTTTGTAAGAGTTCAGAGGAGAGGTGAGCATTGTAAgagcatatgcatcaatttctcttaacggattctctaaaatacagacaaaatgtcactttcccctattttataGATTTTCTATCAAACCAACACTACattagattacctatcataatctctattgcattaaaataatattgctttctctttcctttgtttattctattaatataaattacttctatttaaaataataaattaattccatttaaaacaatagattaattatatttaatgttatttaaaataataaattaatgttattaaaagttggaagttttttttttgacttgatTTCATGTCCAGGGAAGAAGTGTCTGAGCGagataagagagaaaaaatgaggagagagaaaaaaaagtgagaggagagagaatggagagagaaagagaggcgtgaggggagagagaagggaagagggaaaaaatgaggagagaggagagagagttaagtaataaAAAGGGTTATTTTAtatttagggaagtgaatagtggttctctaaaTGTAGGGAATCACCTTCATATTTTGTAAAATAAGGAAATTTTAGGTAATTTGATGCAGGGTTATATTTTGACAAGTTCTCTATAATCGTTCTCTATTTTAGAGACAAATCCATATTTagataatctgatgtggatgctctaagtaCTTGCATAGCATAAATTCggggagagaaaaacaaagtctTGTAGTTCCGGTTAGGAGTGTGTTGGTTTTGTAGTGCTAAGGGTATTTGGGCAGTGAGAGAGAGTCCAAAGGTTAAGATCTGTTgttagttcttgagttcaagaactcatctcttttgtaatcttcttcatattagtAAAATTCTTCAGTGTTCTTCTCCTGAGGACGTAGGCAAATTGTGTCGAACCTCGTTAAATCTTGTATCttatttctctattttgttttcgcatatttttttatattcgaATTTTGTCGTCAAAAGCACAACACTGAAGGCATAGGAATAATGGGGTTAGCAGATAAAACAACGGATGGTATTGAATGCTCAAAGGTGATCAACGAGTAAAGCAAAAATGTTTTGCTATTGTTGTGGTACTTCAAGAAGCAATGCAGCAAATGCAAAAGTTCATTAATTCTTTCAATCTCCCCTTGGCCTGCAGAGAGCTGTTAGTTGAACATTAAGTTGTCATTGTTAAAATTGatggcaaaaagatacttttcgtccctcaactatgaggCGAGTTTTATTTTGAtctctaagtttttttttctcccattttcgTCCTTTAACTAttaaaaagtatcattttcgtcattcaagtgagattgaggttgagAAATGCTTGCATGACACCTATGTGGCATGCAGGAGAAATCTGATATGATGAACAATAGGATGCCAAGTAGGATTTTTCCATcaccggatttattcgagggacaaacGGAGTACTTTCCCagagttgggggacgaaaaagggaggaaaaaaagagctaaaggatgaaaatgaaacttgACCAATAATTGAGGGATAAAAAGTACCATTTTGTCTAAAATTGATCCTTGTTTTAGCTTCTTAGTTACCCTTTCGTCATTTGAATCACCATACTACAACCATGCTGACTTAGTCGCATGATATTTGGGTTGAGGAGTAGCTCTTGATCTGAACACCCAGGTTTACATCGATCAAAAACCCACGACTCCTCTGTATAAACGAAACATGCATATCAAAATAAGCTAACAGCAAGCCACGAAATTTATGTTGGCCGAAAATGTTTAAATGATGCAAGAAAGTAAACTCAATGTCTCACGCGCTTACCATGTGACAACTCTTGCTTgaagagggtttttttttctgagAATTAATGAACTTTTGGATTTGCTGCATTGCTTCTTGAAGTATAGCTAAAACGTTTTAGCTTTACTCGTGGATCACTTTTGAGAATTCAATACCGTCCATTGTTTTATCTGCTAATCCCTTTTATTCCTATGCATTCAGATGGAACACATTGCTGGAAATCAAGAATCTGATTTCCATTTTCATAATTTAGGATGCTCTTCTGACTAA encodes the following:
- the LOC119993816 gene encoding stemmadenine O-acetyltransferase-like; protein product: MKVEIVSRETIKPSSPTPPHLKISKISFLDQQFIVEYSPVVYFYPANGDNDADELAERLKTSLSKTLTLYYPFAGRLRDRISIECNDEGVEFVKARVLNCALSDVIQQPDSKQLQNLLPIDIESKAAATESLLVVQANFFKCGGMAIAVCISHRVADGVSFFTFVNSWASMARKSAQDKVMHPQFSVGPSLFPPLDSSLPTLEFPRGKCMMKRFVFNGSSIDALRVKTASVSVQRPSKAEAVTALLWKCAIAASASNPSVSFCHRAVNLRRRFSPHLSDYAVGNLLASVATKINIEKGRDVNLKTLLCQLRKPMQEFSIKEGQNPLGEQNKETGREENVHNFPCSTLCGMPIYEADFGWGKPIWVNVLKLLFPNIAFIQDTRNGDGIEALVSLGEEEMAIFERNKELLAFATSDTNSLQQVNSSWNTDVFSRL